One part of the Lotus japonicus ecotype B-129 chromosome 2, LjGifu_v1.2 genome encodes these proteins:
- the LOC130735823 gene encoding heavy metal-associated isoprenylated plant protein 43-like, producing MVKKTVLKVDINCLKCKKKLLKAVSSLQGIDKVEIDEGKGMLTVTGDADPYDIIVRIRKAGKFAEVVSIGPPPAPPKQEPQKQEAQKKPEEKKKPEENKKPDPVNLDQISHVPYMQMPHYYPPYQPVAVVHMSRWDEPNPSCTIL from the exons ATGGTCAAGAAGACAGTCTTGAAGGTTGATATCAATTGTCTCAAATGCAAAAAGAAGCTCCTCAAAGCTGTCTCTTCGCTTCAAG GGATTGATAAAGTTGAAATTGATGAAGGGAAGGGTATGTTGACCGTGACAGGGGATGCAGACCCATATGATATAATAGTTCGCATAAGGAAAGCTGGGAAATTTGCTGAAGTTGTGAGTATTGGGCCTCCACCTGCCCCACCAAAACAGGAACCTCAGAAGCAGGAAGCCCAAAAGAAACCCGAAGAGAAGAAAAAGCCCGAAGAAAACAAAAAGCCCGACCCAGTGAATTTGGATCAAATATCTCATGTGCCCTATATGCAGATGCCCCATTACTACCCACCTTACCAGCCAGTTGCTGTGGTGCATATGAGTAGGTGGGATGAGCCCAACCCATCTTGCACTATATTGTGA